The Arachis duranensis cultivar V14167 chromosome 2, aradu.V14167.gnm2.J7QH, whole genome shotgun sequence genome has a window encoding:
- the LOC107475949 gene encoding hydroxyisourate hydrolase, with the protein MENNKEPLSLVIIIGFMVLLNLVLGVDSAEKFRITRHDFPNDFVFGSGTSAYQWEGAADEDGRTPSVWDTYAHDGYVHGGQNGDVACDGYHKYKEDVKLMVESGLEAYRFSISWSRLIPNGRGPVNPKALEFYNNLINELISNGIQPHVTLHNFDFPQALEDEYGGWISRKIIRDFTNYADVCFREFGDRVSYWITINEPNVFSLGGYDQGNGPPHHCSPPFCVNKSKRGNSTTEPYLALHHILLAHSSAVRLYRTKYKEKQNGFVGISVYSFGFFPNTTTEKDILAAQRARDFFVGWVMEPLLHGDYPTSMKKIAGTRIPTFTDRESKLVKGSYDFIGLIHYTNLNITDNSLVLESNLRDFSADMAVLMHGSDLFANAEYPIEPWGLIEELNHFKLNYGNPPMFIYENGQRTASNASLQDVSRVKYLQGYIGATLHSLRNGSNLKGYIAWSFIDLFELLDGYESSFGLYYVDRNDPELKRYPKLSAKWYSWFLKGRSFAVEAIELEKDPSHISIDHFFD; encoded by the exons ATGGAGAACAATAAAGAGCCTTTGAgccttgttattattattggtttTATGGTTCTTCTAAACTTGGTTTTGGGAGTTGATAGTGCTGAAAAGTTCAGAATCACAAGACATGACTTCCCAAATGATTTTGTCTTTGGTTCTGGAACATCTGCTTACCAG TGGGAAGGAGCTGCCGATGAAGATGGAAGAACTCCCAGTGTTTGGGATACTTATGCTCATGATG gGTATGTTCATGGTGGACAAAATGGAGATGTAGCTTGTGATGGATACCACAAATATAAG GAAGATGTGAAGCTCATGGTGGAATCAGGCCTTGAAGCCTATAGATTCTCCATTTCTTGGTCAAGATTGATTCCAA ATGGTAGAGGACCTGTCAACCCCAAGGCACTAGAGTTCTACAACAATCTCATCAATGAGCTCATCAGCAATG GAATCCAACCACATGTGACTCTACACAACTTTGATTTTCCACAGGCTCTTGAAGATGAATATGGAGGATGGATTAGCCGTAAAATCAT AAGAGACTTCACAAACTATGCAGATGTGTGTTTTAGAGAGTTTGGTGACAGGGTCTCTTACTGGATTACTATCAATGAGCCAAATGTGTTTTCCCTGGGTGGTTATGATCAGGGAAACGGTCCACCACATCATTGTTCTCCTCCATTTTGTGTTAACAAAAGCAAACGTGGCAACTCAACAACTGAACCCTACTTGGCACTTCACCATATTTTGTTAGCACATTCTTCAGCTGTAAGATTGTATAGGACAAAATATAAG GAGAAACAAAATGGATTTGTTGGTATCTCTGTGTACTCATTTGGGTTCTTCCCCAATACAACTACTGAAAAAGACATACTAGCAGCACAAAGAGCCCGTGATTTTTTTGTTGGTTG GGTGATGGAGCCCTTGCTGCATGGAGACTATCCCACTTCCATGAAGAAAATTGCAGGCACAAGAATTCCAACCTTCACAGATCGTGAATCAAAACTAGTTAAGGGTTCATATGACTTCATAGGTTTAATTCACTACACAAATCTTAATATCACAGATAATTCCTTGGTTCTGGAGAGCAATCTGAGAGATTTCAGTGCAGATATGGCTGTGCTTATGC ATGGATCTGATTTGTTTGCAAATGCTGAG TACCCTATTGAACCGTGGGGTCTGATTGAAGAACTGAATCATTTCAAGCTCAATTATGGCAACCCCCCAATGTTCATTTATGAAAATG GTCAAAGGACAGCAAGCAATGCATCATTACAAGATGTGTCAAGAGTGAAATACTTGCAAGGATATATTGGTGCCACACTTCATTCCTTGAG aaaTGGGTCAAATTTAAAGGGGTATATTGCATGGTCTTTCATTGATTTATTTGAGTTACTGGATGGATATGAATCAAGCTTTGGTCTATACTATGTTGATCGAAACGATCCAGAGTTGAAGAGATACCCAAAACTCTCTGCAAAATGGTATAGTTGGTTCTTGAAAGGTAGAAGCTTTGCAGTTGAAGCTATTGAACTTGAGAAGGATCCATCACACATTTCTATTGACCACTTCTTTGATTAG
- the LOC107475954 gene encoding phytochrome A-associated F-box protein yields MAEALFSYLSDDILVSIFSKLDGSDPRHRAVLSSVCTRFCSLLRQHHRLLLPLPPSHHFPNDSTNTPEILLKLHFCCPGLLHAGVVSESGFGSEDPIGKRRKLCNQKEHLASGVWSLSREQGSKLLARQFRDDCLYICDWPGCLHLEEKRKYRLFRGVFVDFKETRVWKALNDGKNKVKRKVDVGGCAFCKSEESWDLHSAFCLRRVFGFHDDGEPVVRAFVCDNGHVSGAWTDVPMYS; encoded by the coding sequence ATGGCGGAAGCATTGTTCTCCTACCTCTCCGACGACATCCTCGTATCAATCTTCTCAAAACTCGACGGCAGCGACCCTCGCCACCGCGCCGTCCTCTCCTCTGTCTGCACCCGATTCTGCTCGCTCCTCCGCCAGCACCACCGCCTCCTCCTCCCTCTCCCTCCCTCCCACCACTTCCCCAACGACTCCACCAACACCCCTGAGATCCTCCTGAAGCTCCATTTCTGCTGCCCCGGCCTCCTCCACGCCGGCGTCGTATCCGAATCCGGGTTCGGATCCGAAGACCCGATTGGAAAAAGGCGAAAGCTTTGCAATCAAAAGGAACACTTGGCATCTGGGGTTTGGAGTTTGAGCAGAGAGCAAGGTTCGAAGCTTCTGGCTCGGCAATTCCGTGATGATTGCCTCTACATATGTGACTGGCCTGGGTGCTTGCATCTGGAGGAGAAGAGGAAGTACAGGTTGTTCCGGGGGGTGTTCGTGGATTTTAAGGAAACTAGGGTTTGGAAGGCCTTAAATGATGGGAAGAACAAGGTTAAGAGGAAGGTTGATGTTGGTGGTTGTGCTTTCTGTAAGAGTGAGGAGAGTTGGGACCTTCACTCTGCTTTCTGTCTGAGGAGAGTGTTTGGGTTTCATGATGATGGTGAACCTGTTGTTAGGGCTTTTGTTTGTGACAATGGTCATGTTTCTGGTGCTTGGACTGATGTCCCAATGTACTCTTGA
- the LOC107475953 gene encoding uncharacterized protein LOC107475953 produces MWALRCLPLRNRVLRASYSKSVSATWVEDDSGTSKRVLTRDEDFKSNFRLPVSDLSPSHMNRALRASCFKFYRSWHASLNFTMTRRQLSGSTTDQDESSDDESDKMDKGVEEGKIPVYIPWKGAAALFKMSNSDKRKGKQKMTSNNKTKKVKLTRLAESLEEPITSNSTTTPSATANTLPSLHASSNVETSPRKPKLDLVGEGFLPSLTAAHAISDIIKGHYSQPWPSWKKIPDATRKFWWEKFKSKHQFFPPDLYWARKNFERRGVALLKSLLGKARASRVKPQWIEDDVWNSLCAYWNTDTGFLEKSAQGKSNRASSCRGFGAALHTADPISVTQHKTNMKKSLKRTPTQLELFAKTHKHKDETRVDKKSKHIQNAIEEAIQEASEEGSNAPNEMDVWYEIATFKKGRIHGLVIKFTAIGSSAQSSDWLRKLEHEEVMKRMQEWLRMLEHEEIMKKMQEENADLKTRLEKIERRLDKLLNRIKKLNVKIPISQLEVGQI; encoded by the exons ATGTGGGCCCTTCGTTGTCTTCCTCTCAG GAATCGAGTATTGAGAGCTTCTTACTCCAAATCAGTATCAGCTACTTGGGTGGAAGATGATTCTGGAACTTCCAAAAGGGTTTTAACTAGGGATGAAGACTTCAAGTCAAACTTCCGTCTTCCTGTTTCAGATCTTTCTCCGTCACATAT GAATCGAGCATTGAGAGCTTCTTGCTTCAAGTTTTACCGTTCCTGGCATGCCTCCCTCAATTTCACTATGACTAGGCGCCAACTTTCTGGTAGCACGACAGATCAGGATGAATCCAGTGATGATGAGTCAGACAAGATGGATAAGGGGGTTGAAGAAGGGAAAATACCAGTCTATATCCCTTGGAAAGGCGCGGCGGCGTTGTTTAAG ATGTCTAACAGtgacaaaagaaaaggaaaacaaaagatGACATccaacaataaaacaaaaaaggtgAAATTGACACGACTTGCTGAAAGTTTAGAAGAACCAATAACATCCAATTCTACCACTACTCCATCTGCTACGGCCAATACACTTCCTTCATTACATGCGTCTTCAAATGTTGAGACAAGTCCAAGGAAGCCAAAACTGGACTTGGTAGGAGAAGG ATTTTTACCTTCACTTACCGCGGCTCATGCAATCTCGGACATCATTAAAGGGCATTACTCTCAGCCGTGGCCTTCGTGGAAAAAGATACCAGATGCTACTAGGAAATTTTGGTGGGAAAAGTTCAAA AGCAAACATCAGTTTTTTCCTCCAGATCTTTATTGGGCTCGAAAAAATTTTGAGAGGCGAGGTGTGGCATTACTAAAAAGTTTGTTGGGAAAAGCTCGTGCAAGTCGTGTCAAACCTCAATGGATAGAAGATGATGTGTGGAATTCTCTCTGTGCTTATTGGAATACTGACACTGGGTTTCTAGAAAAGAGCGCGCAAGGCAAGTCAAATCGAGCATCTAGTTGCAGAGGATTTGGAGCGGCTCTTCATACTGCTGACCCAATTTCCGTTACCCAACACAAAACTAATATG AAAAAATCATTAAAGAGGACTCCAACACAGTTAGAATTGTTTGCGAAGACCCACAAACACAAGGATGAGACACGGGTGGATAAGAAATCAAAACATATTCAG AATGCTATAGAAGAGGCTATACAAGAAGCATCTGAAGAAGGAAGTAATGCACCAAATGAGATGGATGTGTGGTATGAAATAGCCACATTTAAAAAGGGAAGAATTCATGGACTTGTAATAAAATTCACTGCAATTGGCTCCAGTGCTCAGTCATCTGATTGGTTGCGAAAGTTAGAACATGAAGAAGTAATGAAGAGAATGCAAGAGTGGTTGCGAATGTTAGAACATGAAGAAATAATGAAGAAAATGCAAGAAGAGAATGCTGACTTAAAAACTAGGTtggaaaagatagaaagaagACTTGATAAGCTtctaaataggataaaaaagcTTAATGTTAAAATTCCGATTTCTCAACTAGAAGTTGGACAAATATAG